A single Curtobacterium sp. MCJR17_020 DNA region contains:
- a CDS encoding carbohydrate ABC transporter permease, which produces MTLRTERHPDRDTVTSSIESVRPRGRKGADDRSRNADGSIRSPWSSVLARVLLIAMSLLFLIPIYWMVISALKGNSELGAFPPTWFPQWLDWSNFGKAIDAMPFFTFFRNTLIITVCVTLFSMVSNLVIAYGFSCLEWRGRDKVFYVVLATLFIPFPVTLIPMFDLYARLGWINTFLPLIVPSLFGSAFYVFLLRQFLLQIPKDLLNAARMDGASEWGILWRIVFPQAKAALVTVGIFAAVGAWNDFLGPLIYLQDENVQTLSIGLQIFRLNNSQDFQFNQLMAASVLIILPLVVLFFVFQRTFIKGVQIGSFK; this is translated from the coding sequence ATGACACTGCGCACTGAACGACACCCGGACCGCGACACGGTCACCTCGTCGATCGAGTCCGTCCGGCCCCGCGGTCGCAAGGGTGCCGACGACCGATCCCGGAACGCCGACGGCTCGATCCGCTCACCGTGGTCGTCCGTCCTCGCCCGCGTGCTCCTCATCGCGATGAGCCTGCTGTTCCTCATCCCCATCTACTGGATGGTCATCTCGGCGCTGAAGGGCAACTCCGAACTCGGTGCCTTCCCGCCCACCTGGTTCCCGCAGTGGCTCGACTGGTCGAACTTCGGCAAGGCGATCGACGCGATGCCGTTCTTCACGTTCTTCCGGAACACGCTCATCATCACGGTCTGCGTGACGCTCTTCTCGATGGTCTCGAACCTCGTGATCGCGTACGGGTTCTCGTGCCTCGAGTGGCGCGGCCGCGACAAGGTGTTCTACGTCGTGCTCGCCACGCTGTTCATCCCGTTCCCCGTCACGCTCATCCCGATGTTCGACCTGTACGCCCGACTCGGCTGGATCAACACCTTCCTGCCCCTCATCGTGCCGAGTCTGTTCGGGTCCGCGTTCTACGTGTTCCTGCTCCGGCAGTTCCTGCTGCAGATCCCGAAGGACCTGCTCAACGCAGCGCGGATGGACGGCGCCTCCGAGTGGGGCATCCTCTGGCGCATCGTGTTCCCGCAGGCCAAGGCGGCGCTCGTCACGGTCGGGATCTTCGCGGCGGTGGGTGCATGGAACGACTTCCTCGGGCCGCTCATCTACCTGCAGGACGAGAACGTGCAGACGCTGTCCATCGGGCTGCAGATCTTCCGCCTCAACAACTCGCAGGACTTCCAGTTCAACCAGCTGATGGCGGCATCGGTGCTCATCATCCTGCCGCTCGTGGTCCTGTTCTTCGTGTTCCAGCGGACGTTCATCAAGGGCGTCCAGATCGGGAGCTTCAAGTGA
- a CDS encoding sugar ABC transporter permease yields MTTTARSGTTAPPRTRTGGDVAVRRRPREKHPWTPAEKRRLRVGIAFISPWILGVLVFIAYPLIYSFAISLTRYSGMADITWVGFANYVAAFIDPLVHTAVGNTLFYAVIAVPVGIVIAIVIAIAMNQDVREIGWYRTALYIPSLIPTFALAFIFVVLVNPQTGLVNQVMKLVGIPATNLLGDPTTAKLVIVALAQMGAGNAALIFLAGLRGIPKTLYEAARVDGAGPLRQFFALTLPLLSPVILFNLITGISNGLQVFTEAYVISSGTGGLGSPDNGTLFYMLYLYKNAFSYAQLGFASAMAVLLFLAGMILSGLVYWLSKRFVNYDVTGE; encoded by the coding sequence GTGACGACGACCGCACGATCCGGAACCACTGCACCACCACGGACGCGCACGGGCGGTGACGTCGCGGTCCGTCGACGACCACGCGAGAAGCATCCGTGGACCCCGGCCGAGAAGCGCCGGCTGCGCGTCGGCATCGCGTTCATCTCGCCGTGGATCCTCGGCGTGCTGGTGTTCATCGCCTACCCCCTGATCTACTCGTTCGCGATCAGCCTGACCCGGTACTCGGGCATGGCCGACATCACCTGGGTCGGGTTCGCCAACTACGTCGCCGCGTTCATCGACCCGCTCGTGCACACCGCGGTCGGCAACACCCTGTTCTACGCCGTCATCGCGGTGCCCGTCGGGATCGTCATCGCCATCGTGATCGCCATCGCGATGAACCAGGACGTCCGCGAGATCGGCTGGTACCGGACGGCCCTCTACATCCCGTCGCTCATCCCGACCTTCGCGCTGGCGTTCATCTTCGTGGTGCTCGTCAACCCGCAGACCGGCCTCGTCAACCAGGTCATGAAGCTCGTCGGGATCCCGGCGACGAACCTGCTCGGCGACCCGACCACGGCGAAGCTCGTCATCGTCGCACTCGCGCAGATGGGTGCCGGCAACGCGGCACTGATCTTCCTCGCCGGGCTGCGCGGGATCCCGAAGACCCTGTACGAAGCCGCTCGCGTGGACGGGGCCGGACCGCTCCGGCAGTTCTTCGCGCTGACGCTGCCGCTGCTCTCCCCCGTGATCCTGTTCAACCTGATCACCGGCATCAGCAACGGCCTGCAGGTCTTCACCGAGGCGTACGTGATCTCGTCCGGCACCGGAGGACTCGGCAGCCCGGACAACGGGACGTTGTTCTACATGCTCTACCTCTACAAGAACGCGTTCAGCTACGCGCAGCTCGGATTCGCCAGCGCCATGGCCGTGCTGCTGTTCCTGGCCGGCATGATCCTGTCCGGGCTCGTGTACTGGCTGTCCAAGCGCTTCGTCAACTACGACGTGACCGGGGAGTGA
- a CDS encoding ROK family transcriptional regulator, producing the protein MSEPRQPLPDTVVQGRTGGTNLVRVGVQNRALVLDLVRRRGPFARAELMRATGLSAQTVSNIAAGLVGAGLVRETPGGGRRLEIVAGSRSAIGVHLDPAHLVVVRTDLTGAVLAVEHVDLDATDDPARTLDTMAAAVHRVRGDGSRARSRTGVPAPVGIGLAVPGSIDPDGVRMGTPAQLPAWWSLPVTDELVARTGLPVRLEKDGVASALGEVWSAAGADDLVSVFLGHGISAATVAAGEVVRGATGNAGEFGGMPVEAHGRWTEVWEACQPLQQVRRATDAGLLPRGIPLDRASDVRHAFERLCATPSAVPLVAEAGAALGSALAHVVELLDVPRVVIGGSAALAGGDVFIAAVRERLAVRLPHGPFPTVAATAFGEASVARGAACAVLQADLAVPAPVGRGTDVGTGRRPGGPVHVRSIAHPW; encoded by the coding sequence ATGTCCGAGCCGCGTCAACCCCTTCCTGACACCGTGGTGCAGGGCAGAACGGGCGGCACGAACCTCGTGCGCGTCGGGGTCCAGAACCGTGCCCTGGTGCTCGATCTCGTCCGTCGCCGGGGACCGTTCGCCCGCGCCGAGTTGATGCGTGCGACCGGGCTCAGCGCGCAGACGGTGTCGAACATCGCGGCCGGACTCGTGGGAGCGGGACTCGTGCGCGAAACACCGGGCGGCGGACGACGACTCGAGATCGTCGCGGGGTCGCGGTCGGCGATCGGGGTCCACCTCGACCCGGCGCACCTCGTCGTCGTGCGCACCGACCTGACCGGAGCCGTGCTGGCCGTCGAGCACGTCGACCTGGACGCGACGGACGACCCGGCGCGGACGCTCGACACGATGGCGGCGGCGGTGCACCGGGTCCGTGGCGACGGCAGTCGGGCCCGCTCGCGCACCGGCGTGCCCGCTCCCGTCGGCATCGGCCTCGCCGTCCCCGGCTCCATCGACCCGGACGGCGTGCGGATGGGCACCCCCGCGCAGTTGCCCGCCTGGTGGTCGCTGCCCGTCACCGACGAGCTCGTCGCCCGGACCGGTCTGCCGGTGCGGCTCGAGAAGGACGGCGTCGCGAGTGCCCTGGGCGAGGTCTGGTCCGCTGCCGGCGCCGACGACCTGGTCTCCGTGTTCCTCGGCCACGGCATCAGCGCCGCGACGGTCGCCGCGGGCGAGGTGGTCCGCGGCGCGACCGGCAACGCCGGTGAGTTCGGTGGCATGCCCGTCGAGGCGCACGGCCGCTGGACCGAGGTGTGGGAAGCCTGCCAGCCCCTGCAGCAGGTCCGGCGCGCCACCGACGCCGGCCTGCTCCCCAGGGGCATCCCGCTCGACCGCGCCAGCGACGTCCGGCACGCGTTCGAGCGGCTCTGCGCGACGCCGTCCGCGGTGCCGCTGGTCGCCGAGGCCGGCGCCGCCCTCGGATCCGCGCTCGCCCACGTCGTCGAGCTGCTCGACGTGCCACGCGTCGTGATCGGTGGCAGTGCAGCTCTGGCCGGCGGCGACGTCTTCATCGCGGCCGTCCGCGAGCGGCTCGCGGTCCGCCTGCCGCACGGGCCGTTCCCGACGGTCGCCGCCACCGCCTTCGGCGAGGCCTCGGTGGCCCGCGGGGCCGCCTGCGCGGTGCTGCAGGCCGACCTCGCCGTGCCTGCCCCCGTCGGCCGCGGTACCGACGTCGGTACGGGGCGTCGACCAGGAGGCCCGGTGCACGTCCGCAGCATCGCCCACCCCTGGTGA
- a CDS encoding DUF1684 domain-containing protein, which produces MSTTTPTAPDSATEWAAWHDAHERARASEHGFLAITSIRWLTSTPERFDDAPGTWSTGDDGPVVELADGETITVDGQSTTGTHRFGPLPERSSTNVVWQDGDETVVIEVARRGGSDVIRPRHPGNPTRTEYPGTPTYEPSDRFVVDAHFEPFDEPREVTVGSVVDGLQHVYSAPGVLTFDLDGPRSLLAFNGHGDGLHVLFTDRTSGVTTSAANRSLDIAAPDAAGATRIDFTRATNLPCAYTAHATCPLPPAENRLDVAVEAGECLPV; this is translated from the coding sequence ATGAGCACGACGACGCCGACCGCACCCGACTCCGCCACCGAGTGGGCGGCCTGGCACGACGCCCACGAACGAGCCCGGGCGAGCGAGCACGGCTTCCTCGCCATCACGAGCATCCGGTGGCTGACGAGCACGCCCGAGCGGTTCGACGACGCCCCGGGCACGTGGTCGACGGGCGATGACGGGCCCGTCGTCGAGCTCGCGGACGGCGAGACGATCACGGTCGACGGGCAGTCGACCACCGGTACCCACCGCTTCGGACCACTGCCCGAGCGCTCGAGCACGAACGTCGTGTGGCAGGACGGCGACGAGACCGTCGTGATCGAGGTCGCCCGTCGTGGCGGCAGCGACGTCATCCGGCCCCGGCACCCGGGCAACCCGACCCGCACCGAGTACCCCGGCACCCCGACGTACGAGCCGTCGGACCGGTTCGTGGTCGACGCGCACTTCGAACCGTTCGACGAACCGCGCGAGGTCACCGTGGGCTCGGTCGTCGACGGGCTGCAGCACGTGTACTCGGCGCCCGGCGTCCTCACCTTCGACCTCGACGGGCCGCGGTCGCTGCTCGCGTTCAACGGGCACGGCGACGGCCTGCACGTCCTGTTCACCGACCGCACCAGCGGCGTCACGACCTCCGCCGCGAACCGGAGCCTGGACATCGCCGCCCCGGATGCCGCCGGCGCGACCCGGATCGACTTCACCCGCGCGACGAACCTGCCGTGCGCGTACACCGCGCACGCGACGTGCCCGCTGCCGCCGGCCGAGAACCGGCTCGACGTCGCGGTCGAGGCGGGGGAGTGCCTGCCCGTCTGA
- a CDS encoding histidine phosphatase family protein produces MVSYFLSHAEVVVEPAEPIESWGLSAAGRARAARSGPLAWEPGVRTLVSSTERKAVETAELLGAAVGLVPAQDPLLGEIDRSATGYLPPTEFEGVVDRFFAEPTRSVRGWERAVDAQARIVGAVRRLTAAGDATIVSHGAVGALLLADLTGAPVARALDQPGMGSVFAFDARAWRATSTWQRVPSG; encoded by the coding sequence ATGGTCTCGTACTTCCTGAGCCACGCCGAGGTCGTCGTGGAGCCCGCCGAGCCGATCGAGTCGTGGGGGCTCTCCGCAGCGGGACGCGCACGCGCAGCGCGGTCGGGTCCGCTGGCCTGGGAGCCGGGCGTCCGGACACTCGTGTCGAGCACGGAACGCAAGGCCGTCGAGACCGCCGAGCTGCTCGGGGCCGCGGTCGGGCTCGTGCCCGCGCAGGATCCCCTGCTCGGCGAGATCGACCGCAGCGCGACGGGCTACCTGCCGCCGACCGAGTTCGAGGGTGTCGTCGACCGGTTCTTCGCGGAGCCGACCCGATCGGTCCGCGGATGGGAGCGGGCCGTCGACGCCCAGGCCCGCATCGTCGGAGCGGTCCGGCGGCTCACAGCGGCGGGCGACGCGACCATCGTGTCGCACGGTGCCGTCGGGGCGCTCCTGCTCGCCGACCTGACCGGAGCGCCGGTGGCACGCGCGCTCGACCAACCCGGTATGGGCAGCGTGTTCGCGTTCGATGCGCGGGCGTGGCGGGCGACGAGCACCTGGCAGCGCGTGCCCTCCGGCTGA
- a CDS encoding TIGR04028 family ABC transporter substrate-binding protein, producing the protein MTRTRRALLAALSVAAVSALVAGCSNGSTASSSSTPQDGGTLTYLEPQTWNTLYPPSAGFYPNGGIVNNITDRLLYQDPKTLELEPWIATALPKVNADATEYTFTLRDGVTYSDGTPLDAENVVKNFDLYGKGDTDRALTVSEAINNYDHGEALDDHTVKFFFSAPAPGFAQATSTINSGLVSNETLDRTGEEFGPGNAEDVIGSGPFVVAKEKVGTEIDLAVRKDYDWAPESADHDGRAHLDGIDIVLAGEDSVRVGTVTSGQADVARQIPAPDEKQFDASGLSIVAAPTNGVNNGLSFRFRTPELSDVAVRKAIIAGIDREDILSKLFTDNYTLATGALAKTAAGYVDTSEYYEYDPAKAKDLLDDAGWKENGDGVREKDGVTLSLTFNEALPQPRSKEVVTLIQEQLKEIGVQVELFSGDQAAQTEAALDPDTIQVYHSMVGRADFDVLKSQYFSKNRNTLLNLDTADESIGDEQLDDDLNAIASEPTTEERAAASKKAQERLAEQAYILPIFEEPQVFGLRDTVRGFATESVGRPSFYDVSKSN; encoded by the coding sequence ATGACCCGAACCCGTCGCGCACTCCTCGCGGCCCTGTCCGTCGCAGCCGTCTCCGCACTCGTCGCCGGCTGCTCGAACGGCAGCACCGCGTCGAGCAGCAGCACGCCGCAGGACGGTGGCACGCTCACGTACCTCGAGCCGCAGACCTGGAACACGCTGTACCCGCCGTCGGCCGGCTTCTACCCGAACGGCGGCATCGTGAACAACATCACGGACCGTCTGCTGTACCAGGACCCGAAGACGCTCGAGCTCGAGCCGTGGATCGCCACGGCGCTGCCGAAGGTGAACGCCGACGCCACCGAGTACACCTTCACCCTCCGTGACGGCGTCACCTACTCGGACGGCACCCCGCTCGACGCCGAGAACGTCGTGAAGAACTTCGACCTGTACGGCAAGGGCGACACCGATCGCGCGCTCACCGTCTCCGAGGCCATCAACAACTACGACCACGGCGAGGCCCTCGACGACCACACGGTGAAGTTCTTCTTCTCGGCGCCCGCCCCGGGCTTCGCGCAGGCGACCTCGACGATCAACTCCGGGCTCGTCTCGAACGAGACGCTCGACCGCACGGGTGAGGAGTTCGGCCCGGGCAACGCCGAGGACGTCATCGGCTCCGGCCCCTTCGTCGTGGCGAAGGAGAAGGTCGGCACCGAGATCGACCTCGCCGTCCGCAAGGACTACGACTGGGCGCCGGAGTCGGCGGACCACGACGGTCGCGCCCACCTGGACGGGATCGACATCGTGCTCGCCGGCGAGGACAGCGTGCGCGTCGGGACGGTCACCAGCGGCCAGGCGGACGTCGCCCGGCAGATCCCAGCCCCGGACGAGAAGCAGTTCGACGCGAGCGGCCTGTCGATCGTCGCCGCCCCGACGAACGGCGTGAACAACGGTCTGAGCTTCCGCTTCCGGACGCCGGAGCTCTCCGACGTCGCGGTGCGGAAGGCGATCATCGCCGGCATCGACCGCGAGGACATCCTGTCAAAGCTCTTCACCGACAACTACACGCTCGCGACCGGTGCGCTCGCGAAGACCGCCGCCGGCTACGTGGACACGTCGGAGTACTACGAGTACGACCCGGCGAAGGCGAAGGACCTGCTCGACGACGCGGGGTGGAAGGAGAACGGTGACGGTGTCCGCGAGAAGGACGGTGTCACGCTCAGCCTGACCTTCAACGAGGCGCTCCCGCAGCCCCGCTCGAAGGAGGTCGTGACGCTCATCCAAGAGCAGCTCAAGGAGATCGGCGTGCAGGTCGAACTGTTCTCCGGCGACCAGGCCGCGCAGACCGAGGCAGCCCTCGACCCGGACACGATCCAGGTGTACCACTCGATGGTCGGCCGGGCGGACTTCGACGTCCTGAAGTCCCAGTACTTCTCGAAGAACCGCAACACCCTGCTCAACCTCGACACCGCGGACGAGAGCATCGGCGACGAGCAGCTCGACGACGACCTGAACGCGATCGCGTCCGAACCGACGACCGAGGAGCGCGCGGCCGCGTCGAAGAAGGCCCAGGAGCGGCTCGCCGAACAGGCGTACATCCTGCCGATCTTCGAGGAGCCGCAGGTGTTCGGTCTCCGTGACACCGTGCGGGGCTTCGCCACCGAGTCCGTCGGCCGTCCGTCGTTCTACGACGTCTCGAAGTCGAACTGA
- a CDS encoding ABC transporter permease, which yields MTFLSRRAGQALVVLVVAFVAAYVLLALLPGDAVLARYGSPELGLSPDQLADIRASYGADDAFPVRLWRSARGFLTGDWGYSVQSGAAVSTLIATALPATLVLAALGFALALLLAGTIAFTATYGRGRWLRRVFRSLPPFFVSLPVAWIGIILIQVFSFRLGLVPVLNANPLQSLILPVITIAIPIAAPLAQVLMRSIDEVSEQPFVAVVRARGASTSWLLWKDVSRNALLPTLTMGGLLFGELVGGAVVTEAVFAREGIGQLTAQAVANRDTPVLLAVVVLSTVVFVVINLVVDLLYPVLDARLRTGGAR from the coding sequence ATGACCTTCCTCTCCAGGCGTGCCGGGCAGGCGCTCGTCGTGCTCGTCGTGGCGTTCGTCGCCGCGTACGTGCTCCTCGCGCTCCTGCCCGGAGACGCCGTGCTCGCCCGGTACGGCAGCCCCGAACTCGGGCTGTCGCCGGACCAGCTCGCCGACATCCGGGCGTCGTACGGCGCGGACGACGCGTTCCCGGTGCGGCTCTGGCGGTCGGCCCGCGGGTTCCTCACCGGTGACTGGGGCTACTCCGTGCAGAGCGGCGCCGCGGTGTCCACCCTGATCGCGACCGCACTGCCGGCCACCCTCGTGCTCGCCGCCCTCGGCTTCGCGCTGGCGCTCCTGCTGGCCGGCACCATCGCCTTCACGGCGACGTACGGCCGCGGCCGGTGGCTGCGCCGGGTGTTCCGCTCGCTGCCGCCGTTCTTCGTGTCGCTGCCCGTGGCCTGGATCGGCATCATCCTGATCCAGGTGTTCTCGTTCCGGCTCGGCCTGGTGCCGGTGCTGAACGCGAACCCGTTGCAGTCGCTCATCCTGCCGGTGATCACGATCGCCATCCCGATCGCCGCCCCGCTGGCCCAGGTGCTCATGCGGAGCATCGACGAGGTGTCGGAGCAGCCCTTCGTGGCCGTCGTCCGGGCGCGCGGCGCGAGCACCTCGTGGCTGCTCTGGAAGGACGTCAGCCGGAACGCGCTCCTGCCGACGCTGACGATGGGCGGCCTGCTGTTCGGCGAGCTCGTCGGCGGCGCGGTCGTCACAGAGGCTGTCTTCGCTCGCGAGGGCATCGGCCAGCTGACCGCACAGGCCGTCGCGAACCGGGACACCCCCGTCCTGCTCGCGGTCGTCGTGCTGTCCACCGTCGTCTTCGTCGTGATCAACCTGGTCGTCGACCTGCTCTACCCGGTGCTCGACGCACGCCTGCGCACGGGAGGCGCCCGATGA
- a CDS encoding ABC transporter permease — protein sequence MTAATIATGTLGRSRVAVRLVPGLVLPGLVITVALVAAVFPQLFAHGDPTTSVGTSLQAPSGAHWFGTDSTGRDLYTRVVYGASQSVVGALVAVLVGLVVGTAIGVAAGSAGGVLDDVLMRVVDVLLAIPALLLSLSVVILLGFGTTNAAIAVGVTSIAVFARLSRSEVVRVRVSEYVEAAYGSGGRGVVVLLRHVLPNSLTPVIALAALQFGSAILQISTLGFLGYGAPPPTPEWGLLIAEGRNYVATAWWLTVLPGVVVVLVVLATNRLSQAIRGGVR from the coding sequence ATGACCGCGGCCACCATCGCCACCGGGACGCTCGGGCGCTCCCGCGTCGCCGTCCGACTCGTCCCCGGACTCGTGCTGCCCGGACTCGTCATCACCGTCGCACTGGTCGCGGCGGTGTTCCCGCAGCTCTTCGCACACGGCGACCCGACGACCTCGGTCGGCACCTCGCTGCAGGCTCCGAGCGGCGCACACTGGTTCGGCACCGACTCCACCGGACGCGACCTGTACACGCGCGTCGTGTACGGCGCATCGCAGTCGGTGGTCGGTGCCCTGGTCGCCGTGCTCGTCGGACTGGTCGTCGGCACCGCCATCGGCGTCGCGGCGGGTTCGGCCGGCGGGGTCCTCGACGACGTGCTCATGCGCGTGGTCGACGTCCTGCTCGCGATCCCCGCCCTGCTGCTGTCGCTCAGCGTCGTCATCCTGCTCGGGTTCGGCACCACGAACGCGGCGATCGCAGTCGGCGTCACCTCGATCGCGGTGTTCGCTCGACTGTCGCGGTCCGAGGTCGTCCGTGTCCGGGTGAGCGAGTACGTCGAGGCGGCCTACGGCTCCGGTGGTCGCGGTGTCGTCGTGCTGCTCCGCCACGTGCTGCCGAACTCGCTGACCCCGGTGATCGCCCTCGCCGCCCTGCAGTTCGGGTCGGCGATCCTGCAGATCTCCACGCTCGGGTTCCTCGGCTACGGCGCACCGCCGCCCACGCCGGAGTGGGGGCTCCTCATCGCCGAGGGCCGCAACTACGTCGCCACCGCCTGGTGGCTCACCGTCCTGCCGGGGGTGGTCGTGGTCCTGGTGGTCCTCGCCACCAACCGGCTCAGCCAGGCCATCCGAGGAGGCGTCCGATGA